Proteins encoded together in one Kutzneria kofuensis window:
- a CDS encoding rhamnogalacturonan acetylesterase, with translation MSLNRHAILMAGVTAAVLLPAPLATAAPQALPPHCSGTGPIKCHFDVSPGNYDVTVGLGSITKAANTSMSVEARRQILTAVATAAGKVVPTTVTVNVRTPEGQPTGQGGTGTPGLDIVFGGSAPAIKSVTVTKANAPLAAYLAGDSTVCDQPTAPYTGWGQVLPTDVRSGAVVANYADSGESSGSFLANKALFPTLKALVKSKDLVFIQFGHNDKDTSESAFRSNLAAMVNGVRERGGIPVLVTPPVRRLFNGNTLTPTALHVNNKGVDLPAVIRALGKSADVPVIDLTAKSKALVQGLGPAGSQKIYLSKAADGVSDNTHFSQYGATQMADLVVQGVRELNLSLTAYLR, from the coding sequence ATGTCTCTCAACCGTCACGCGATCCTCATGGCCGGCGTGACCGCGGCCGTGCTGCTCCCCGCCCCGCTCGCCACGGCCGCACCACAGGCCCTGCCCCCGCACTGCTCCGGAACCGGACCGATCAAGTGCCACTTCGACGTCTCGCCGGGCAACTACGACGTCACGGTAGGACTCGGCAGTATCACGAAGGCGGCCAACACCTCCATGTCGGTCGAGGCACGCCGGCAGATCCTGACCGCCGTCGCGACGGCCGCAGGCAAGGTCGTTCCCACCACGGTCACCGTGAACGTGCGCACTCCGGAGGGGCAACCCACCGGTCAGGGCGGCACCGGAACCCCGGGCCTGGACATCGTCTTCGGCGGCAGCGCGCCCGCGATCAAATCCGTGACCGTGACCAAGGCCAATGCCCCACTGGCGGCCTATCTGGCCGGTGACTCAACCGTCTGCGATCAGCCGACCGCCCCCTACACGGGGTGGGGTCAGGTCCTGCCGACCGACGTGCGCAGCGGCGCCGTCGTCGCGAACTACGCGGACTCCGGCGAGAGCTCCGGCAGCTTCCTGGCCAACAAGGCGTTGTTCCCGACGCTCAAGGCCCTGGTCAAGAGCAAGGACCTGGTGTTCATCCAGTTCGGGCACAACGACAAGGACACGTCGGAAAGCGCTTTCCGTAGTAACCTGGCCGCGATGGTCAACGGCGTGCGCGAGCGCGGCGGCATCCCGGTGCTCGTGACGCCGCCGGTGCGGCGGTTGTTCAACGGCAACACGCTCACCCCGACCGCGTTGCACGTCAACAACAAGGGCGTCGACCTGCCGGCGGTGATCCGCGCGCTCGGCAAGAGCGCGGACGTGCCGGTGATCGACCTGACGGCCAAGAGCAAGGCCCTGGTACAGGGCCTTGGCCCGGCCGGCTCACAGAAGATCTACCTCAGCAAGGCCGCCGACGGCGTCAGCGACAACACGCACTTCTCCCAGTACGGCGCGACGCAGATGGCCGACCTTGTGGTGCAGGGCGTTCGCGAGCTGAACCTGTCGCTGACCGCCTACCTGCGCTGA
- a CDS encoding LacI family DNA-binding transcriptional regulator, with the protein MDTAVLNLTDVRPTLADVAHAAGVSLATASRVLSGFNHVRPETRQQVVQAVRRLGYVRQRAGRSAPRRTGLVAVTVCEDGGRLFADPYFGRILWGINRELAAADHHSVLLTMEPVRNGKFPAIGHLRGEHVDGVLIVSMHARHAPALRRIDVPVVGVGRPVCADPDRYSYVDADNHGGAGLAVRHLVGTGRTRIATVAGPKDMTAGVDRLAGFRDALTDTDGFDPGLVAHGDFRLLSGEHAALRLLDRRPDVDAIFVASDLMAVGVLRALRRTGRRVPDDVAVIGFDNASIARTTDPPLTTVGQPVEEVGARAARELVALIDGTVVEHRQAVLDTELVLRESA; encoded by the coding sequence GTGGACACTGCTGTGCTCAACCTGACCGATGTTCGACCGACGCTGGCGGACGTGGCCCATGCCGCCGGCGTCTCGCTGGCGACGGCATCCCGTGTGCTCAGCGGTTTCAACCACGTCCGGCCGGAGACGCGCCAACAGGTGGTGCAGGCGGTGCGCCGGCTCGGCTACGTCCGGCAGCGAGCCGGCCGGAGCGCACCCCGGCGCACCGGCCTGGTCGCCGTGACGGTGTGCGAGGATGGGGGACGGCTGTTCGCCGACCCGTATTTCGGCCGGATTCTGTGGGGCATCAATCGCGAACTGGCTGCGGCCGATCACCACTCCGTGCTGCTGACAATGGAACCGGTCCGCAACGGCAAGTTCCCGGCGATCGGTCACTTACGGGGTGAGCACGTCGACGGCGTGCTCATCGTGAGCATGCACGCGCGGCATGCGCCAGCACTGAGGCGGATTGATGTCCCGGTGGTCGGTGTCGGCCGGCCGGTGTGCGCCGATCCGGACCGCTACTCCTATGTGGACGCCGACAATCACGGCGGGGCGGGTCTCGCCGTCCGTCACCTGGTCGGGACCGGCCGGACCCGCATCGCCACCGTCGCCGGACCGAAGGACATGACCGCCGGGGTGGACCGGCTCGCCGGCTTCCGCGACGCGCTCACCGACACCGATGGCTTCGATCCGGGCCTGGTGGCACACGGCGATTTCCGCCTGCTGTCGGGGGAACACGCGGCACTGCGGCTGTTGGACCGGCGGCCCGACGTGGACGCGATCTTCGTGGCCTCCGACCTGATGGCGGTCGGCGTGTTGCGGGCGCTGCGGCGAACTGGGCGTCGGGTGCCCGACGACGTCGCCGTGATCGGTTTCGACAACGCTTCGATCGCGCGGACGACGGATCCGCCGCTGACGACCGTGGGGCAACCGGTCGAGGAGGTTGGCGCGCGGGCCGCACGTGAGCTCGTCGCACTCATCGACGGCACGGTGGTGGAGCACCGGCAGGCCGTGCTCGACACGGAGTTGGTGCTGCGCGAATCGGCATGA
- a CDS encoding ISAzo13 family transposase, whose protein sequence is MAITEEVLAQLGCRFAALLPHLNERQRRLAAATEARLLGHGGVRTVAHVAGMSETTVRRGIVELEAGEDPLPDGRIRAAGGGRERTEEHDSGVLKALLGLVEPDERGDPESPLRWTTKSLRHLADELTRQGHPVSAPTVGRLLRAAGFSLQANTKTLEGTQHPDRDAQFRYINDQVTDHQADIEPVISVDTKKREQLGRLPMAGREWRPTGEPIEVEDHHFFFSGPDVEQAIPYGVYDIARNTGWVNVGVDHDTAMFAVESIRRWWKARGSLDYPRATRLLITADAGGSNGYRYRVWKSELAVLAAETGLAITVCHFPPGTSKWNKIEHRLFSHITLNWRGRPLTSHEVVVKTIEATRTHTGLRVEAALDTGDYPTGVAISKERFDALPLRRHTTHGTWNYTLHPQPLSCSTEVVPVGEQDGPAGRRLAMLTQLADPRLTGLSSSELDQLSTTVAPAQAARAHQRYSEQRGGRARRATGKLRGSKPLFDDAARLLITLIYQRQVCSMNVLADLLEVTGVCIGDLVRETREVLEDHSHSPGIASVRFGAARDLLGFLETDLRPARSGIIETLSAPALTGMGRDELRKLTERLAARQAAHAERLAHQRRGGPRQPGARGGVFPQKISNNERVLLTVLYLRKLSTLDVLADALGDVTRSAVAAVVRETRPLFERDGCLLSPASIRYRTAAELLAAASAPSPAGTDTPTS, encoded by the coding sequence ATGGCGATCACGGAGGAGGTCCTGGCCCAGCTTGGGTGCCGGTTCGCGGCGCTACTGCCGCATCTGAACGAGCGCCAGCGGCGGCTAGCCGCCGCCACCGAGGCACGACTGCTCGGCCACGGCGGAGTGCGCACCGTGGCCCACGTGGCGGGAATGAGCGAGACCACCGTCCGCCGCGGCATCGTGGAACTGGAAGCCGGTGAGGATCCGTTGCCCGACGGTCGGATCCGCGCTGCGGGCGGCGGTCGTGAGCGGACCGAGGAACATGATTCCGGGGTGCTGAAGGCTCTGTTGGGCTTGGTCGAGCCGGATGAGCGCGGTGACCCGGAATCGCCGTTGCGGTGGACGACGAAATCGTTACGGCACTTGGCTGACGAGTTGACCCGGCAGGGCCACCCCGTGTCCGCGCCGACTGTAGGTCGGTTGCTGAGAGCAGCCGGGTTCAGCTTGCAGGCCAACACCAAGACGCTGGAAGGCACGCAGCATCCGGACCGAGATGCTCAGTTCCGCTACATCAACGACCAGGTTACCGACCATCAAGCCGACATCGAGCCGGTGATCAGCGTGGACACCAAGAAGCGGGAACAGTTGGGGCGGCTGCCGATGGCCGGGCGGGAGTGGCGGCCGACCGGCGAGCCGATCGAGGTCGAGGACCATCACTTCTTCTTCAGTGGTCCGGACGTGGAGCAGGCCATCCCGTACGGGGTCTACGACATCGCACGCAACACCGGGTGGGTCAACGTCGGGGTCGACCACGACACTGCAATGTTCGCGGTCGAATCCATTCGCCGTTGGTGGAAAGCGCGCGGCAGCCTCGACTACCCACGAGCCACACGCCTGCTGATCACCGCCGATGCGGGCGGCTCCAACGGCTACCGCTACCGCGTGTGGAAGAGCGAGCTGGCCGTCCTGGCCGCCGAGACTGGGCTGGCGATCACGGTCTGCCACTTCCCTCCAGGAACAAGTAAGTGGAACAAGATCGAGCACCGTCTGTTCTCCCACATCACCCTCAACTGGCGTGGCCGCCCACTGACCAGCCACGAGGTCGTGGTCAAGACCATCGAGGCGACCCGCACTCACACCGGGCTACGGGTCGAAGCGGCGCTGGACACCGGCGACTACCCGACCGGCGTCGCGATCAGCAAGGAACGCTTCGACGCTCTGCCGCTGCGGCGGCACACCACGCACGGCACCTGGAACTACACCCTGCACCCGCAGCCCCTCTCGTGCTCCACCGAGGTGGTTCCCGTCGGCGAGCAGGATGGGCCGGCCGGTCGTCGTCTGGCCATGCTCACTCAGCTGGCCGACCCCCGGCTGACCGGGCTGAGCAGCTCCGAACTCGACCAGTTGTCCACAACGGTGGCCCCAGCCCAAGCTGCCCGGGCACACCAGCGCTACAGCGAACAACGCGGCGGCCGCGCCCGGCGGGCCACCGGCAAACTCCGTGGCAGTAAGCCATTATTCGACGATGCCGCTCGCCTGCTGATCACCCTGATCTACCAGCGGCAGGTCTGCTCGATGAACGTGCTCGCGGACCTGCTGGAGGTCACTGGCGTCTGTATCGGCGATCTTGTCCGGGAAACCCGCGAGGTCCTCGAGGACCACAGTCACAGCCCGGGGATCGCGTCAGTCCGCTTCGGCGCCGCCCGCGACCTGCTCGGCTTCCTGGAGACCGATCTTCGTCCTGCGCGATCCGGGATCATCGAGACGCTGTCCGCTCCGGCCCTGACCGGGATGGGCCGGGACGAGTTGCGCAAGCTGACCGAGCGGCTCGCGGCGCGGCAGGCCGCTCACGCCGAGCGGTTGGCCCACCAGCGACGCGGTGGGCCTCGCCAACCGGGCGCCCGCGGCGGTGTCTTCCCTCAGAAGATCAGCAACAACGAACGCGTTCTGCTCACCGTGTTGTATCTCAGGAAACTGTCCACATTGGATGTCTTGGCCGACGCGCTCGGCGACGTGACCCGATCGGCCGTTGCTGCTGTTGTCCGCGAGACCCGACCGCTGTTTGAACGCGACGGATGTCTCCTGTCTCCCGCGTCTATTCGCTACCGCACGGCCGCCGAACTCCTCGCCGCGGCGTCCGCACCGAGCCCGGCGGGAACCGACACACCGACAAGTTGA
- a CDS encoding glycoside hydrolase family 2 TIM barrel-domain containing protein, whose amino-acid sequence MLTPVGAAPVTAAVNRQRTVSDFDAGWLFHYGDASGANATTYPDSDWRKVSVPHDWSIEGPNPPANPFAKSAPSTGHGGYLPSGISLYRRHLSLAGIPGTRKVFVEFDGVMADASVYVNGKLIGTHPYGYTSFRYDNTAVANLGADNVIAVKTDTSQQPASRYYTGAGIYRDVRLIATDPVHVDQWATYVTTPNATGVHAQTTVVNSGSSVASVSVLGVLSLATNVIVGGTAVDDDITPVGIRTLTFSPSAGMKLNGKSVKFQGVALHQDFHGLGMAAPQRAVQRRLAELKALGVNAIRTAHDPPSPAFLELTDRMGFLVLDEFFDVWTQHKYSDVGDYATYFNRTASSPTGTPAVPGATGSTPWYQVDATSIVARDRNHPSVAMWSAGNEIRDSISTRTPLLSKMVSISHALDPSRPVTQALFRPGDSGDVTGATRTTLDVFGGNYRPDEVIKAMGMSPARPGLFTEMGTDTSAWTTVKNNPGVTGLFIWTGAAYLGEADGLWPNVETSFGLMDAVGTVRPIGYSWQTTWGAPRTSPPPTGSTPNRVLLSPDHGTVSTDGNDISYVKATVADSSGRVVTSSAAPITFSISGPGVIVAVDSGSQAQESFRGNTRKAYQGVAYALVRATGAGTITVTASANGLTLGKTTLTGTTAPFVPCSGSCD is encoded by the coding sequence GTGTTGACACCGGTTGGGGCCGCCCCGGTCACGGCCGCCGTCAACCGGCAGCGCACGGTCAGTGACTTCGATGCAGGCTGGCTGTTCCACTACGGCGACGCGAGCGGCGCCAACGCGACCACCTACCCCGACAGCGACTGGCGCAAGGTCAGCGTCCCGCACGACTGGAGCATCGAGGGCCCGAACCCGCCGGCGAACCCGTTCGCCAAATCAGCCCCGAGCACGGGGCACGGCGGCTACCTGCCCTCGGGAATCAGCTTGTACCGCAGGCACCTCTCCCTCGCCGGGATACCCGGCACCCGCAAGGTGTTCGTCGAGTTCGACGGCGTCATGGCCGACGCGAGCGTCTACGTCAACGGCAAGCTCATCGGCACCCACCCGTACGGCTACACCAGTTTCCGCTATGACAACACAGCCGTGGCGAACCTCGGCGCCGACAACGTGATCGCCGTCAAGACCGACACCAGCCAGCAACCGGCGTCCCGGTACTACACCGGCGCCGGAATCTACCGCGACGTCCGCCTCATCGCGACGGACCCGGTGCACGTCGATCAATGGGCCACCTACGTCACCACGCCGAACGCTACCGGCGTCCACGCGCAGACCACGGTGGTCAACAGCGGCAGTTCGGTGGCGAGCGTCAGCGTGCTGGGCGTGCTCTCGTTGGCCACCAACGTCATCGTCGGCGGCACGGCGGTTGACGACGACATCACCCCGGTCGGCATCCGCACCCTGACCTTCAGCCCCTCGGCGGGGATGAAGCTGAACGGCAAGTCCGTGAAGTTCCAGGGTGTCGCCCTGCACCAGGACTTCCACGGACTGGGCATGGCCGCCCCGCAACGGGCCGTACAGCGGCGACTGGCCGAGCTCAAGGCGCTCGGCGTGAACGCCATCCGCACCGCGCACGACCCGCCGAGTCCGGCCTTCCTCGAACTCACCGACCGGATGGGTTTCCTGGTCCTGGACGAGTTCTTCGACGTCTGGACCCAGCACAAGTATTCCGACGTCGGCGACTACGCGACGTACTTCAACCGGACCGCCTCCTCCCCCACGGGCACGCCGGCCGTGCCCGGCGCGACCGGCTCGACGCCGTGGTACCAGGTCGACGCCACCAGCATCGTCGCGCGCGACCGCAACCACCCCAGCGTGGCGATGTGGAGTGCCGGCAACGAGATCCGCGACTCGATCTCGACGCGGACACCGCTGTTGAGCAAGATGGTGTCGATCTCGCACGCCCTGGATCCGAGCCGGCCCGTCACCCAGGCGCTGTTCCGGCCCGGCGACAGCGGTGACGTCACCGGCGCCACCCGGACCACCCTCGACGTCTTCGGCGGCAACTACCGGCCCGACGAGGTCATCAAGGCCATGGGCATGTCGCCGGCGCGGCCGGGGCTGTTCACGGAGATGGGCACCGACACGTCGGCGTGGACGACGGTGAAGAACAACCCCGGCGTCACCGGCCTGTTCATCTGGACCGGCGCGGCCTACCTCGGCGAGGCGGACGGCTTGTGGCCCAACGTCGAGACCAGCTTCGGCCTGATGGACGCGGTCGGGACGGTGCGACCGATCGGGTACTCGTGGCAGACCACCTGGGGCGCGCCCCGGACGTCACCGCCGCCGACCGGCAGCACGCCGAACCGGGTACTGCTCTCACCCGACCACGGCACGGTGTCGACCGACGGCAACGACATCTCGTACGTCAAGGCGACCGTCGCCGACAGCTCCGGCCGGGTCGTGACCAGCTCCGCTGCCCCGATCACGTTCAGCATCAGCGGACCAGGCGTGATCGTGGCCGTCGACAGCGGCAGCCAGGCGCAGGAAAGCTTCCGCGGCAACACGAGGAAGGCGTACCAGGGCGTCGCGTACGCACTGGTCCGGGCCACCGGCGCGGGCACCATCACGGTGACCGCGAGCGCCAACGGGCTGACGCTGGGCAAGACCACCCTGACCGGCACCACGGCCCCGTTCGTGCCGTGCTCGGGCAGTTGCGACTGA